The following proteins are encoded in a genomic region of Phalacrocorax carbo chromosome 2, bPhaCar2.1, whole genome shotgun sequence:
- the GALR1 gene encoding galanin receptor type 1 isoform X2 produces MFRRTRLHTPEEVFTFPSVPKGPALPKLALRLPGVGARSGRALQGGLRGLSVRSGQTFVSFTLFLEGVRRFATCGLLRIAERLMKTRERDENSEHRRRGLWTNSCCRLPLEVGLRRRLIISVLQESSFKPSRTRLAPLQPAVLEDSPPEPPEERSQKAETSFPRWGPGPGPGPGPVGSAPCPRSGCRPGPPPRQLQLNRVRVGGGGRGGRVEIPSPLTPYPSPLLSPRRRPRGAQPSAAAPPSLLPSLLPSPPPSPPPAGAGGGLLPLARRGRRCRGVAAPLGRPRKVWPASKGERMEPGEPAAAPLNRSRAGAEPPRGEFNLSGLPEAEEKLLFGIGIDNFITLIVFGLIFALGVLGNSLVITVLARSKPGKRRSTTNIFILNLSIADLAYLLFCVPFQSTVYILPSWVLGAFICKFMHYFFTVSMLVSIFTLSAMSVDRYVAIVHSRRSSALRVSRNALLGVGLIWALSFAMASPVAHHQRLFHRNTSNQTFCWEHWPNPGHKKMYVVCTFVFGYLLPLLLISFCYAKTAQTVLVVVVVFGISWLPHHVIHLWAEFGDFPLTQASFLFRVAAHCLAYSNSSVNPIIYAFLSENFRKAYKQVFKCQIGDKSPLNDAKENKSRIDTPPSTSCTHV; encoded by the exons ATGTTTAGAAGAACTCGCCTCCATACCCCGGAGGAAGTTTTTACGTTTCCTTCGGTGCCGAAAGGACCGGCTTTGCCGAAGCTCGCCCTGCGGCTCCCGGGGGTGGGGGCGCGCAGCGGCCGGGCTTTGCAAGGCGGGCTTCGTGGGCTGAGCGTGAGGAGCGGCCAGACCTTCGTTTCCTTTACTTTATTTTTGGAAGGAGTAAGGAGGTTTGCCACCTGTGGGCTACTGCGTATCGCAGAACGATTAATGAAAACCCGTGAAAGGGATGAAAACAGCGAGCATAGGCGGCGTGGACTCTGGACTAACTCTTGCTGCCGGCTACCTCTTGAGGTGGGTTTACGCAGGCGcttaattatttctgtcttgCAAGAGAGTTCATTTAAGCCGAGCAGGACCCGCCTAGCGCCGCTCCAGCCGGCCGTGCTGGAAGACTCGCCTCCTGAGCCTCCCGAGGAGCGAAGCCAAAAAGCAGAGACAAGTTTTCCGAGGtggggaccgggaccgggaccggggcCGGGGCCCGTCGGTTCTGCTCCCTGCCCACGCTCCGGCTGCCGCCCCGGGCCCCCGCCGAGGCAACTGCAGCTAAACCGGGTGcgtgtggggggtgggggtagggGGGGGCGTGTGGAGATCCCCTCGCCCCTCACGCCTTACCCCTCACCCCTCCTTTCCCCACGGAGACGTCCCCGGGGAGCTCAGCCCTCCGCGGCggcacctccctccctccttccctccctccttccctccccccctccgtccccgccgccggccggcgctggcggggggctgctgccCCTGGCTCGCCGCGGTCGGCGGTGCCGGGGAGTGGCGGCTCCCCTTGGCCGCCCGCGGAAAGTTTGGCCGGCGAGCAAGGGGGAGAGGATGGAGCCGGGGGAACCTGCGGCGGCGCCCCTCAACCGGTCccgggctggggcagagccgcCCCGCGGGGAGTTCAACCTCTCCGGGCTGCCGGAGGCGGAGGAGAAGCTCCTCTTCGGTATCGGCATCGACAACTTCATCACCTTGATCGTCTTCGGCTTGATCTTcgccctgggggtgctgggcaACTCGCTGGTGATCACGGTGCTGGCGAGGAGCAAGCCAGGCAAGCGCCGCAGCACCACCAACATCTTCATCCTCAACCTGAGCATCGCCGACCTGGCCTACCTGCTCTTCTGCGTCCCTTTCCAGTCCACTGTCTACATCCTCCCCTCTTGGGTGCTGGGTGCCTTCATCTGCAAGTTCATGCACTACTTCTTCACAGTGTCCATGCTGGTGAGCATCTTCACGCTCTCAGCTATGTCAGTGGACCGCTACGTGGCCATCGTGCACTCCCGACGCTCCTCGGCCTTGCGCGTTTCCCGCAACGCGCTGCTGGGCGTGGGGCTCATCTGGGCGCTTTCCTTTGCCATGGCCTCACCGGTGGCTCACCACCAGCGCCTGTTCCACCGCAACACCAGCAACCAGACCTTTTGCTGGGAGCACTGGCCCAACCCAGGCCACAAGAAGATGTACGTGGTTTGCACATTTGTCTTCGGCTATCTGCTCCCGCTGCTGCTCATCTCCTTCTGCTATGCCAAG ACAGCACAGACTGTGTTGGTGGTGGTAGTGGTTTTTGGCATCTCCTGGCTGCCGCATCACGTGATTCATCTCTGGGCTGAATTTGGTGATTTCCCACTGACTCAAGCCTCCTTTCTCTTCCGAGTAGCTGCACACTGCCTGGCTTACAGCAATTCTTCTGTGAATCCGATTATATACGcatttctctctgaaaattTTAGGAAGGCCTACAAGCAAGTCTTCAAATGCCAGATAGGTGACAAGTCACCTCTGAATGAtgctaaggaaaacaaaagccgGATAGATACGCCGCCGTCTACCAGCTGCACACATGTGTGA
- the GALR1 gene encoding galanin receptor type 1 isoform X1: MFRRTRLHTPEEVFTFPSVPKGPALPKLALRLPGVGARSGRALQGGLRGLSVRSGQTFVSFTLFLEGVRRFATCGLLRIAERLMKTRERDENSEHRRRGLWTNSCCRLPLEVGLRRRLIISVLQESSFKPSRTRLAPLQPAVLEDSPPEPPEERSQKAETSFPRWGPGPGPGPGPVGSAPCPRSGCRPGPPPRQLQLNRVRVGGGGRGGRVEIPSPLTPYPSPLLSPRRRPRGAQPSAAAPPSLLPSLLPSPPPSPPPAGAGGGLLPLARRGRRCRGVAAPLGRPRKVWPASKGERMEPGEPAAAPLNRSRAGAEPPRGEFNLSGLPEAEEKLLFGIGIDNFITLIVFGLIFALGVLGNSLVITVLARSKPGKRRSTTNIFILNLSIADLAYLLFCVPFQSTVYILPSWVLGAFICKFMHYFFTVSMLVSIFTLSAMSVDRYVAIVHSRRSSALRVSRNALLGVGLIWALSFAMASPVAHHQRLFHRNTSNQTFCWEHWPNPGHKKMYVVCTFVFGYLLPLLLISFCYAKVLNHLHKKLRNMSKKSEASKKKTAQTVLVVVVVFGISWLPHHVIHLWAEFGDFPLTQASFLFRVAAHCLAYSNSSVNPIIYAFLSENFRKAYKQVFKCQIGDKSPLNDAKENKSRIDTPPSTSCTHV; the protein is encoded by the exons ATGTTTAGAAGAACTCGCCTCCATACCCCGGAGGAAGTTTTTACGTTTCCTTCGGTGCCGAAAGGACCGGCTTTGCCGAAGCTCGCCCTGCGGCTCCCGGGGGTGGGGGCGCGCAGCGGCCGGGCTTTGCAAGGCGGGCTTCGTGGGCTGAGCGTGAGGAGCGGCCAGACCTTCGTTTCCTTTACTTTATTTTTGGAAGGAGTAAGGAGGTTTGCCACCTGTGGGCTACTGCGTATCGCAGAACGATTAATGAAAACCCGTGAAAGGGATGAAAACAGCGAGCATAGGCGGCGTGGACTCTGGACTAACTCTTGCTGCCGGCTACCTCTTGAGGTGGGTTTACGCAGGCGcttaattatttctgtcttgCAAGAGAGTTCATTTAAGCCGAGCAGGACCCGCCTAGCGCCGCTCCAGCCGGCCGTGCTGGAAGACTCGCCTCCTGAGCCTCCCGAGGAGCGAAGCCAAAAAGCAGAGACAAGTTTTCCGAGGtggggaccgggaccgggaccggggcCGGGGCCCGTCGGTTCTGCTCCCTGCCCACGCTCCGGCTGCCGCCCCGGGCCCCCGCCGAGGCAACTGCAGCTAAACCGGGTGcgtgtggggggtgggggtagggGGGGGCGTGTGGAGATCCCCTCGCCCCTCACGCCTTACCCCTCACCCCTCCTTTCCCCACGGAGACGTCCCCGGGGAGCTCAGCCCTCCGCGGCggcacctccctccctccttccctccctccttccctccccccctccgtccccgccgccggccggcgctggcggggggctgctgccCCTGGCTCGCCGCGGTCGGCGGTGCCGGGGAGTGGCGGCTCCCCTTGGCCGCCCGCGGAAAGTTTGGCCGGCGAGCAAGGGGGAGAGGATGGAGCCGGGGGAACCTGCGGCGGCGCCCCTCAACCGGTCccgggctggggcagagccgcCCCGCGGGGAGTTCAACCTCTCCGGGCTGCCGGAGGCGGAGGAGAAGCTCCTCTTCGGTATCGGCATCGACAACTTCATCACCTTGATCGTCTTCGGCTTGATCTTcgccctgggggtgctgggcaACTCGCTGGTGATCACGGTGCTGGCGAGGAGCAAGCCAGGCAAGCGCCGCAGCACCACCAACATCTTCATCCTCAACCTGAGCATCGCCGACCTGGCCTACCTGCTCTTCTGCGTCCCTTTCCAGTCCACTGTCTACATCCTCCCCTCTTGGGTGCTGGGTGCCTTCATCTGCAAGTTCATGCACTACTTCTTCACAGTGTCCATGCTGGTGAGCATCTTCACGCTCTCAGCTATGTCAGTGGACCGCTACGTGGCCATCGTGCACTCCCGACGCTCCTCGGCCTTGCGCGTTTCCCGCAACGCGCTGCTGGGCGTGGGGCTCATCTGGGCGCTTTCCTTTGCCATGGCCTCACCGGTGGCTCACCACCAGCGCCTGTTCCACCGCAACACCAGCAACCAGACCTTTTGCTGGGAGCACTGGCCCAACCCAGGCCACAAGAAGATGTACGTGGTTTGCACATTTGTCTTCGGCTATCTGCTCCCGCTGCTGCTCATCTCCTTCTGCTATGCCAAG gTTCTTAATCATCTGCATAAAAAGTTAAGAAACATGTCAAAGAAGTCAGAAGCGTCCAAGAAAAAG ACAGCACAGACTGTGTTGGTGGTGGTAGTGGTTTTTGGCATCTCCTGGCTGCCGCATCACGTGATTCATCTCTGGGCTGAATTTGGTGATTTCCCACTGACTCAAGCCTCCTTTCTCTTCCGAGTAGCTGCACACTGCCTGGCTTACAGCAATTCTTCTGTGAATCCGATTATATACGcatttctctctgaaaattTTAGGAAGGCCTACAAGCAAGTCTTCAAATGCCAGATAGGTGACAAGTCACCTCTGAATGAtgctaaggaaaacaaaagccgGATAGATACGCCGCCGTCTACCAGCTGCACACATGTGTGA